CACGCGCCGTTCAGCGCGCCGGCCGACGAGCCGTAGACGGCGTCGAACGCCGGCGTGACGCCCAGTTCGTCCAGCGCCAGGACCATGCCGCTCGAATACGTGCCGCGGCTGCTGCCGCCTTCGACGGCGAGCGCGAGGCGCCGGCCGTCGGTGCGCTCGCCCGGGACACTGCCCGTCGCCATCCGTTCCGAGATCAGTTCGAGTACCGGGTGCACTCCTCCCATCCTCGTCGTTCCGGGCGATCCGTCGACCCGTTTTGTGTCACTCTCGGGGGTGAAGTGATGCGCGCCTCGTTGCACTGCACCTAGTTGCATATGCATGCTGAGGCGCATGGCACTGGAGCACGCGATCCTCGTCTCCCTGTCCGAGCGAGCCGGCTCGGGCTACGAGCTCACGCGCCGCTTCGAGAAGTCGATCGGGCTGTTCTGGAGCGCCACCCACCAGCAGATCTACCGCGTGCTGAAACGGATGGAAGAAGCCGGCTGGGTCGCCGTCGACGTCGTCGCGCAGTCGGGCCGGCCGGACAAGAAGGTCTACACCGTCAGCGACGGCGGACGCGCCGAACTCGTCCGCTGGCTGGCCGAGCCGGACCCGTCGGCCGGGCCCGTCGAACTCGCCGTGAAGATCCGCGGCGCGACCTTCGGCGATCCCGGGGCCGTCGCCGCCGAAATCGTCCGGCACCGCGCGGCCCACGCCGAACGCCTCGACGTCTACCGCCAGATCGAGAAGCGCGACTTCCCCGCGCCCGCCGCCCTCGAAGGCCAGCACCTGCACCAGTACCTGGTCCTGCGCGGCGGCATCCGCGTCGAAGAGGGCCAGGTCGAGTGGTTCGACGAAGTCCTCGCCGCCCTCCACCACGAGAAGGACGCCTGATGAGCCCCTACCCGAACCTGCTGGCGCCGCTCGACCTCGGCTTCACGACGTTGCGGAACCGCGTGCTCATGGGGTCGATGCACACCGGCCTCGAAGACAAGGCCGCGCACTTCCCCGAGCTGGCCGAGTACTACGCCGAACGCGCCCGCGGTGGCGTCGGGCTGATCGTCACCGGCGGGTTCGCCCCGAACCGCACGGGCTGGCTGCTGCCGCTCGCCTCCAAGCTCACGACGTCCGCCGAAGCCGAGCGGCACCGGCAGCTCACCGCGCCCGTCCACGAGGCGGGCGGCAAGATCGCGCTGCAGGTCCTGCACG
This genomic window from Amycolatopsis mongoliensis contains:
- a CDS encoding PadR family transcriptional regulator, giving the protein MALEHAILVSLSERAGSGYELTRRFEKSIGLFWSATHQQIYRVLKRMEEAGWVAVDVVAQSGRPDKKVYTVSDGGRAELVRWLAEPDPSAGPVELAVKIRGATFGDPGAVAAEIVRHRAAHAERLDVYRQIEKRDFPAPAALEGQHLHQYLVLRGGIRVEEGQVEWFDEVLAALHHEKDA